In Coregonus clupeaformis isolate EN_2021a chromosome 15, ASM2061545v1, whole genome shotgun sequence, one genomic interval encodes:
- the LOC121582646 gene encoding secretory carrier-associated membrane protein 1-like: MSDFDHNPFADPEFNNPFQDPSVTQVTQNAPPGLEEYNPFTDAKPVPPGTAPKVPAPTTNTQPAIMKPTEEPPAYSQPQQTQEQVRAAAELLRRQEELERKAAELDRREREMQSLNASGGRKNNWPPLPEKFPVGPCFYHDITVDIPVDFQKTVKIMYYIWMFHTGTLFANMFGCLAWFCVDASRGVDFGLSMLWFMIFTPCSFVCWYRPLYGAFRSDSSFRFFVFFFVYICQFGVHVMQSIGISGWGASGWISALTGLNKSIPVGIIMILIAALFTALATMSLIMFKKVHGMYRTTGASFEKAQAEFATGVMANKTVQTAAATAASNAASGAFKQQI, translated from the exons ATGTCAGATTTCGACCACAACCCGTTCGCGGACCCTGAATTCAATAACCCTTTTCAG GATCCGTCAGTGACACAAGTAACACAGAATGCTCCTCCAGGGTTGGAAGAGTACAACCCCTTCACAGATGCCAAGCCG GTCCCCCCTGGCACGGCACCCAAAGTACCGgcccccaccaccaacacacaaCCAGCCATCATGAAGCCGACGGAAGAACCGCCTGCATACTCACAGCCTCAACAGACACAG gagcagGTGCGGGCTGCAGCAGAGCTgctgaggagacaggaggagctggagaggaaggCTGCAGAGCTAGACCGCcgggagagagagatgcagtCGCTCAACGCATCAGGAG gTAGGAAAAACAACTGGCCTCCCCTCCCAGAGAAGTTCCCTGTGGGTCCCTGTTTCTACCATGACATCACAGTGGACATCCCTGTAGATTTCCAGAAGACTGTCAAGATCATGTACTACATCTGGATGT TCCACACGGGGACACTGTTTGCCAACATGTTTGGCTGTCTGGCCTGGTTCTGTGTGGATGCGTCCAGGGGAGTGGACTTCGGCCTGTCCATGCTCTGGTTCATGATCTTCACTCCCTGCTCCTTCGTCTGCTGGTACAGACCCCTCTACGGAGCCTTCAg gagtgacAGCTCATTCCGTTTCTTCGTCTTCTTCTTCGTCTACATCTGTCAGTTTGGTGTTCACGTGATGCAGTCCATTGGCATCTCCGGCTGGGGTGCCAG TGGGTGGATCTCAGCTCTGACTGGTCTGAATAAGAGCATCCCTGTTGGCATCATCATGATCCTCATCGCTGCTCTCTTCACTGCCCTTGCTACCATGTCCCTCATCATGTTCAAAaag GTACATGGTATGTACCGCACCACTGGGGCCAGCTTTGAGAAGGCCCAGGCAGAGTTCGCCACGGGCGTCATGGCCAACAAGACGGTCCAGACAGCCGCCGCTACCGCAGCCTCCAACGCCGCCAGCGGAGCATTCAAGCAACAGATTTGA